From Streptomyces sp. NBC_01460, a single genomic window includes:
- a CDS encoding MFS transporter — protein MSKTAGTLPDPSRWKALAFIALAQLMVVLDATIVNIALPSAQTDLGISDGNKQWVITAYALAFGGLLLFGGRIADLWGRKRTFVVGLIGFAAASALGGAAQGEAMMFGSRALQGVFGALLAPAALSLLAVMFTDAKERAKAFGIYGAIAGGGGAVGLILGGFLTEYLNWRWTFFVNIPFAIVAAVGAYLVIREPAGGRNRSPLDIPGVVLSTLGLVSLVYGFTRAESAGWSDSLTIGMFVAAAVLLLAFVVTESRVKSPLLPLRVVTDRNRGGVYLSLGLAIIAMFGLFLFLTYYLQVVKGYTPVKTGFAFMPMIVGMITGSTQIGARLMTRVPPRLLMGPGFLVAAVGMLLLTQLDIDTSYAAVILPGQLLLGLGMGTAFMPAMSLATHGIEPRDAGVASAMVNTSQQVGGAIGTALLNTIAASATTAYVVDHAAGASDPKLLQLQAMVSGFAAAIWWAVGILVGASAIAVTLINTGRPGTGAVGGSGDLADGIEDEFKIPVVAH, from the coding sequence ATGTCGAAAACAGCCGGTACCCTCCCGGATCCCAGCCGCTGGAAAGCGCTGGCCTTCATCGCCCTCGCCCAGCTGATGGTCGTGCTCGACGCGACCATCGTGAACATCGCTCTGCCCTCGGCCCAGACGGACCTGGGCATCTCCGACGGCAACAAGCAGTGGGTCATCACGGCCTACGCCCTCGCCTTCGGCGGGCTCCTGCTCTTCGGCGGACGCATCGCCGACCTCTGGGGCCGCAAGCGCACCTTCGTCGTGGGCCTGATCGGCTTCGCCGCCGCCTCGGCGCTGGGCGGCGCCGCCCAGGGTGAGGCGATGATGTTCGGCTCCCGTGCCCTGCAGGGCGTCTTCGGCGCACTGCTCGCACCGGCGGCCCTCTCCCTGCTCGCCGTGATGTTCACCGATGCCAAGGAGCGCGCCAAGGCGTTCGGCATCTACGGAGCCATCGCCGGTGGCGGTGGCGCGGTCGGCCTGATCCTGGGCGGCTTCCTGACCGAGTACCTGAACTGGCGCTGGACCTTCTTCGTCAACATCCCGTTCGCGATCGTCGCCGCCGTCGGCGCCTACCTCGTCATCCGTGAGCCGGCCGGCGGCCGCAACCGCTCGCCGCTCGACATCCCCGGCGTCGTCCTGTCCACGCTGGGTCTCGTCTCGCTGGTCTACGGCTTCACCCGCGCCGAGTCGGCCGGCTGGTCGGACTCGCTGACCATCGGCATGTTCGTGGCCGCAGCCGTGCTGCTGCTGGCCTTCGTCGTCACCGAGTCGCGCGTGAAGTCGCCGCTGCTGCCGCTGCGCGTCGTGACCGACCGCAATCGCGGGGGCGTCTACCTCTCGCTGGGCCTCGCCATCATCGCGATGTTCGGGCTGTTCCTCTTCCTGACCTACTACCTCCAGGTGGTCAAGGGCTACACCCCGGTCAAGACCGGCTTCGCGTTCATGCCGATGATCGTGGGCATGATCACCGGATCCACGCAGATCGGCGCCCGGCTCATGACCCGGGTCCCGCCGCGGCTGCTCATGGGCCCCGGTTTCCTGGTGGCGGCCGTCGGCATGCTGCTGCTGACCCAGCTGGACATCGACACCTCGTACGCGGCCGTCATCCTGCCCGGCCAGCTGCTGCTCGGCCTGGGCATGGGTACGGCGTTCATGCCGGCGATGTCCCTGGCCACGCACGGCATCGAGCCGCGTGACGCGGGTGTCGCCTCCGCGATGGTGAACACCTCGCAGCAGGTCGGCGGCGCCATCGGTACGGCGCTGCTCAACACCATCGCCGCCAGTGCCACCACGGCCTACGTCGTCGATCACGCCGCCGGCGCGAGCGATCCCAAGCTGCTCCAGCTGCAGGCCATGGTCAGCGGCTTCGCCGCGGCGATCTGGTGGGCGGTCGGCATCCTGG